One Aegilops tauschii subsp. strangulata cultivar AL8/78 chromosome 7, Aet v6.0, whole genome shotgun sequence genomic window carries:
- the LOC141027593 gene encoding serine/threonine-protein phosphatase 7 long form homolog → MWEQIPVGRPEKLRSHAWTDYGEDDEDDRYPTVAYAWDVVHVYTGESKALYKVFSNKLDALTGFQVTWRPYDDDREWAFELNMMCKQDRILWRCIVPIICVYAVEYQLPQRVAAQFGKAQHTPPVGFVCDTGGYDLHQMSRKNNQSIIDWEDQHARYMKEWNEWNGHKDTERKFID, encoded by the exons ATGTGGGAGCAAATCCCGGTGGGCCGTCCGGAGAAGCTGCGCTCGCATGCATGGACGGACTATggtgaagatgacgaagatgaccGGTACCCGACCGTCGCATACGCTTGGGACGTGGTGCATGTCTACACGGGCGAATCCAAGGCCTTGTACAAGGTCTTCAGCAACAAGCTTGATGCTCTGACGGGTTTTCAG GTTACTTGGCGGCCGTATGATGATGATCGAGAGTGGGCGTTCGAGCTGAACATGATGTGCAAGCAGGACCGGATTCTCTGGCGGTGCATCGTGCCCATTATTTGTGTCTATGCCGTGGAGTACCAACTGCCACAGCGCGTTGCCGCGCAATTTGGTAAGGCGCAACACACACCACCAGTTGGCTTCGTCTGCGATACCGGTGGCTACGACCTACACCA GATGAGCAGGAAGAACAATCAGTCAATCATAGATTGGGAAGACCAACATGCGAGATACATGAAGGAATGGAACGAGTGGAATGGACACAAAGATACGGAGAGGAAATTCATTGACTAG
- the LOC109749931 gene encoding probable E3 ubiquitin-protein ligase ATL44: MDKYPEVGPALPVQGPTGPSATTPLTLEKNPPSQSTARIQTNISGPVKSSSYFSDTMRAPARVLHRAAALIAAGTGEASSSSPASTQPPPEQAAPMALDSDMTVILASLLCALVCVLGLALASRCACRHRRSSSTSSSNPPQKGLKKKAIDALPTVSFAAAASPQPAATECAICLAEFAEGEGVRVLPRCCHTFHVVCVDAWLRTCATCPSCRASIVAAPAPAPTVVVAVVGNNRCGRCGEAAAPAGGGDITFLP, from the coding sequence ATGGACAAATATCCTGAAGTGGGCCCGGCGTTACCAGTCCAGGGGCCCACTGGTCCTTCGGCCACCACCCCACTGACGCTAGAAAAAAACCCACCCTCACAGTCCACGGCCAGAATTCAGACGAACATATCTGGTCCAGTCAAATCTAGTTCTTACTTCAGCGACACCATGCGCGCCCCGGCGAGAGTCCTGCACCGCGCGGCCGCCCTTATCGCTGCCGGTACTGGAgaggcctcgtcgtcgtcgcctGCCTCAACACAGCCACCACCGGAGCAGGCGGCGCCGATGGCGTTGGACTCGGACATGACGGTCATCCTGGCATCGCTGCTGTGCGCGCTCGTCTGCGTCCTTGGACTCGCACTCGCCTCCCGGTGTGCATGCCGACACCGACGCTCCAGCTCCACTTCCTCCTCTAACCCACCCCAAAAGGGCCTCAAGAAGAAGGCAATCGACGCGCTCCCCACCGTCTCCTTTGCCGCCGCAGCGTCACCACAGCCGGCAGCAACGGAGTGTGCGATATGCCTGGCCGAGTTCGCAGAGGGGGAGGGCGTGCGCGTTCTCCCGCGGTGCTGCCACACCTTCCACGTTGTTTGCGTCGACGCTTGGCTCCGCACATGCGCCACCTGCCCCTCTTGCCGCGCCTCCATCGTTGCTGCTCCAGCCCCTGCACCCACGGTGGTGGTCGCAGTGGTAGGGAACAACAGGTGCGGGAggtgcggcgaggcggcggcgccggctgGTGGTGGGGACATCACATTCTTGCCTTAA
- the LOC109749922 gene encoding probable E3 ubiquitin-protein ligase ATL44: MRVLARVLHRAAALAPSGTGGPSSSPPASPQQPPEQSAPMAVDSDMAVILASMLCALVCVLGLALASRCACRRRRSSSSSSSNPPPKGLKKKAIDELPTVSFAATASPQPAATECAICLAEFAEGEGVRVLPRCCHTFHVVCVDAWLRTCATCPSCRASIVAAPAPAPTLVVVVAGNNRCGRCGEAAAPAGGGDSTFLP, encoded by the coding sequence ATGCGCGTTCTGGCGAGAGTCCTGCACCGCGCGGCCGCCCTCGCCCCCTCCGGCACGGGAGGGCCGTCGTCGTCGCCACCTGCCTCACCACAGCAACCGCCGGAGCAGTCGGCGCCGATGGCGGTGGACTCGGACATGGCGGTCATCCTGGCGTCAATGCTGTGTGCGCTCGTTTGCGTCCTCGGACTCGCTCTCGCCTCCCGGTGCGCATGCCGACGCCGACGCTCCAGCTCCAGTTCCTCCTCCAACCCGCCCCCGAAGGGCCTCAAGAAGAAGGCAATTGACGAGCTCCCCACCGTCTCCTTCGCCGCTACCGCTTCACCACAGCCGGCAGCAACAGAGTGTGCGATATGCCTGGCCGAGTTCGCGGAGGGGGAGGGCGTGCGCGTTCTCCCGCGGTGCTGCCACACCTTCCACGTTGTTTGCGTCGACGCTTGGCTCCGCACATGCGCCACCTGCCCCTCTTGCCGCGCCTCCATCGTTGCTGCTCCAGCCCCTGCACCTACGCTAGTGGTCGTAGTGGCAGGGAACAACAGGTGTGGGAGGTGCGGCGAGGCGGCCGCGCCTGCTGGTGGTGGAGATAGCACGTTCTTGCCTTAA